A single genomic interval of Planctomycetia bacterium harbors:
- a CDS encoding DUF1549 and DUF1553 domain-containing protein, with translation MLKTGCTSGPCHGSQSGKAGFKLSLRGYDPEGDYTILTRQARGRRITPTDPGRSLLLTKPTGAVAHKGGLRFRVDSLEYKIISEWIAAGTPGPTPQDARITRIEILPRNAVLKKDAKQQLLVQAHFTDGRVEDVTRWTLFTSANESAVQIDGEGLATTVGYGEGAVTAWYLSKVATASITVPQETKIPTEVFAKSPRNNFIDASIVNKLQSLGIKPSAHCTDGEFIRRAYVDTLGILPTAEESRTFLADADPKKRDKLIEAILARPEFIDYWAYKWSDLLLVNGERLRFGTADNKDQALLWSYYSWVRNHVEADTPWDAMVRELVTASGSNLENGASNYFLLHQDPLDLAETTSVAFLGLNINCARCHNHPLEKWTNDQYYSMANLFARVRVKSDAANKSSIVFSDVAGDLVQPLTGKPRAPTPLDGEAIALEDPRDRRIHLAKWLTAPENPYFARAITNRIWANFFGRGIVEPVDDLRLTNPPSNGELLDAAAKYLVDNKFHLKSLMRAILQSAAYQRSSVPEEENKLDDRFYSRYYPKRLMAEVMLDAVSGVTSTPTPFTGFPEGWRAMQLPSSSAASYFLSTFGRPERLVTCTCERTDQPTMVQVLHISNGGTMNEKLKAKDNVVGKALAAGKTDLAMLEEVFLAALSRNPTPAERDRLVKELGAISAAEKRAAWEDVYWSILSSKEFLFNH, from the coding sequence ATGCTCAAGACCGGTTGCACCAGTGGGCCTTGCCACGGTTCGCAGTCCGGCAAGGCCGGTTTCAAGCTTTCGCTTCGCGGCTACGATCCGGAGGGAGACTACACGATTCTCACGCGACAGGCCCGCGGCCGACGCATCACACCGACCGATCCCGGCCGGAGTCTTTTGCTCACGAAGCCGACCGGTGCCGTCGCGCATAAAGGAGGCCTTCGCTTCCGTGTCGATTCGCTGGAATACAAAATCATTTCCGAGTGGATCGCCGCCGGCACGCCTGGCCCGACGCCGCAAGATGCTCGTATCACACGGATCGAAATCTTGCCGCGTAATGCCGTGCTGAAAAAAGATGCCAAGCAACAGCTTCTCGTACAGGCCCACTTCACCGACGGCCGTGTGGAAGACGTGACGCGTTGGACCTTGTTTACTTCGGCGAACGAATCGGCCGTGCAGATCGACGGCGAAGGGCTTGCCACCACGGTCGGCTACGGCGAAGGAGCCGTTACGGCCTGGTACTTGAGCAAGGTCGCAACCGCATCGATCACGGTGCCGCAAGAAACGAAGATCCCGACGGAAGTCTTCGCGAAGTCGCCTCGCAATAACTTCATCGACGCCTCGATCGTTAATAAGCTGCAAAGCCTCGGCATCAAGCCCTCGGCCCATTGCACCGATGGCGAGTTCATTCGACGTGCGTATGTCGACACGCTCGGCATCTTGCCGACGGCCGAAGAGTCGCGTACGTTCCTTGCCGACGCCGATCCGAAGAAACGCGACAAACTCATCGAAGCGATTCTTGCTCGTCCCGAGTTCATCGACTACTGGGCCTATAAATGGTCGGACCTGCTCTTGGTCAACGGCGAGCGCCTCCGCTTCGGCACAGCCGATAACAAAGACCAAGCTTTGCTCTGGTCGTACTACTCCTGGGTGCGCAACCACGTCGAAGCCGACACTCCTTGGGACGCCATGGTTCGAGAACTCGTTACGGCTTCCGGAAGCAATCTCGAAAATGGCGCGTCGAACTACTTTCTGCTTCACCAAGATCCTCTTGATCTCGCAGAGACCACCTCGGTCGCCTTCCTCGGGCTCAATATCAATTGCGCGCGTTGCCACAATCACCCGCTCGAAAAGTGGACGAACGACCAATACTATTCGATGGCGAATCTGTTTGCGCGCGTCCGCGTGAAGTCGGATGCGGCGAACAAATCGTCGATCGTCTTTAGCGACGTCGCCGGAGACCTCGTGCAGCCGCTCACCGGCAAGCCGCGAGCCCCGACTCCGCTCGATGGGGAAGCGATCGCGCTCGAGGACCCGCGCGATCGACGCATCCATCTCGCGAAATGGCTCACCGCACCGGAGAACCCATACTTCGCCCGCGCGATCACGAACCGCATCTGGGCCAACTTTTTCGGCCGCGGAATCGTCGAGCCGGTCGACGATCTGCGACTCACGAATCCGCCGAGCAACGGCGAATTGCTCGACGCTGCCGCCAAATATCTCGTCGACAATAAGTTCCACCTCAAGTCGCTCATGCGAGCCATTCTGCAATCGGCCGCGTATCAAAGAAGTAGCGTGCCCGAGGAAGAGAACAAACTCGACGATCGCTTCTACTCTCGCTACTACCCGAAGCGGCTGATGGCCGAAGTCATGCTCGATGCCGTTTCCGGCGTGACCTCGACGCCGACCCCTTTCACCGGCTTTCCCGAAGGGTGGCGGGCCATGCAGTTGCCTTCGTCGTCGGCAGCTTCGTACTTTCTGTCGACCTTCGGTCGGCCGGAGCGCTTGGTCACTTGCACTTGCGAGCGAACCGATCAGCCGACGATGGTGCAAGTGCTGCATATCTCCAACGGCGGCACGATGAACGAGAAGCTTAAGGCGAAAGACAACGTCGTCGGCAAGGCGCTCGCCGCCGGCAAGACCGACCTTGCGATGCTGGAAGAAGTCTTTCTCGCCGCCCTCTCGCGCAACCCGACGCCGGCCGAACGGGATCGACTGGTGAAAGAGCTCGGCGCCATTTCCGCCGCCGAGAAACGGGCGGCGTGGGAAGACGTGTATTGGAGCATCCTGAGCAGCAAGGAATTTTTGTTTAATCATTAG